The following are from one region of the Paenibacillus protaetiae genome:
- the efeB gene encoding iron uptake transporter deferrochelatase/peroxidase subunit, with protein MSEHQDDQKQTQMKEHLLNKPLSRRDLLRMAGIGGAGLLLGAAGVSGVLEAAGAIKAPENKPNHAGNGGIVDFYGEHQAGITTPSQNFIMFAAFDLVTVSLDDVRVLFQAWTAAAAAVSRGETVQAESGNENLPPADTGEAAGLSPSRTTITFGVGASFFDSRFGLAARRPAALVDMPAFGGDELRPEWCGGDIGVQVCSDDMQVAFHAVRNLARIGRGKVVLRWTQEGFQRTGAADPAGSTPRNLLGFKDGTGNPDVTDNRLMNEVVWAQPEDGTDWMAGGSYMAVRRIRMRIEVWDRSTLADQEQTFGRHRSSGAPLGSANEFDPIDLNAKDDTGKALIPVRSHVALAHGDGSVRILRRSYSYSSGMDNKTGQLDAGLLFICFNRDSRKQFIPLQQKLGQNDALNEYIVHNGSALFACFPGVRQGGYIGETLF; from the coding sequence ATGAGCGAACATCAAGATGATCAAAAACAAACGCAAATGAAAGAGCATTTGCTGAATAAACCGCTCAGCCGCCGCGATTTGCTGCGGATGGCTGGCATTGGAGGCGCCGGGCTGTTGCTCGGCGCCGCTGGCGTTAGCGGCGTGCTGGAAGCTGCAGGCGCCATTAAAGCGCCGGAAAACAAGCCGAATCATGCGGGAAACGGCGGCATCGTTGATTTTTACGGCGAGCATCAAGCGGGCATTACGACCCCTTCGCAAAATTTTATTATGTTTGCGGCATTCGACCTTGTAACGGTTAGCCTGGATGATGTGCGCGTTTTGTTTCAAGCATGGACTGCCGCTGCGGCGGCTGTGTCACGTGGCGAAACGGTGCAAGCCGAAAGCGGCAACGAGAACTTGCCGCCGGCGGATACGGGCGAAGCGGCCGGCTTGTCTCCATCGCGGACAACGATTACGTTTGGAGTCGGCGCTTCCTTTTTTGACAGCCGGTTCGGGCTGGCTGCCCGGAGGCCGGCGGCGCTGGTCGACATGCCCGCTTTTGGCGGCGACGAGCTTCGGCCGGAATGGTGCGGCGGCGATATTGGCGTTCAAGTATGCTCGGACGATATGCAGGTCGCCTTCCATGCAGTCCGCAATCTGGCACGCATCGGGCGCGGCAAAGTTGTGCTGCGCTGGACGCAGGAAGGGTTCCAGCGTACTGGGGCAGCCGATCCGGCCGGATCGACGCCGCGCAACCTGCTCGGATTTAAAGATGGAACGGGTAATCCGGATGTAACGGATAACCGGTTAATGAATGAGGTCGTATGGGCGCAGCCTGAAGACGGCACGGACTGGATGGCCGGCGGCAGTTATATGGCGGTCCGCCGCATCCGGATGCGGATTGAGGTGTGGGACCGCTCCACGCTGGCCGACCAAGAGCAGACGTTCGGGCGCCATCGCAGCAGCGGGGCGCCGTTAGGCAGCGCCAATGAATTTGATCCAATCGACTTGAATGCCAAGGATGATACAGGCAAGGCGCTTATTCCGGTCCGTTCACATGTTGCGCTGGCGCATGGCGACGGCTCGGTCCGAATATTGCGGCGCTCCTATTCGTATTCCAGCGGCATGGACAATAAAACAGGGCAGCTCGATGCTGGCCTGCTGTTTATTTGCTTTAACCGGGACAGCCGCAAGCAGTTTATTCCGCTGCAGCAAAAGCTGGGCCAAAACGATGCGTTAAACGAATATATCGTGCATAACGGCAGCGCCTTGTTCGCTTGCTTCCCTGGCGTGCGCCAAGGCGGGTATATCGGCGAGACGTTGTTTTAA
- a CDS encoding response regulator transcription factor, with protein sequence MPGELILTVDDESRIGELVGMYLAKDGFRHRTAANGKQALEIAESDRPSLIVLDVRLPDMEGYELCSLLRQTTDVPIVFLTCKDTEIDKVVGLSVGADDYVSKPFSPVELMARIKAQLRRNRIVQSRDEDTPAEMLASAHVRLSVRTHEAFADGNRLDLSAKEFQLLSYMMLHAKQVLTAERLLTSVWGYENTLDTKTLQVHIGHLRKKIEPDPANPKRIVTIRGFGYKFDEAVRPI encoded by the coding sequence ATGCCAGGGGAATTAATCTTAACGGTTGACGATGAATCGCGGATTGGCGAACTGGTCGGGATGTATTTGGCCAAAGACGGCTTCCGGCACCGGACTGCCGCAAACGGCAAGCAAGCGCTGGAAATTGCCGAAAGCGACCGCCCTTCCCTTATTGTACTGGATGTGCGCCTTCCCGATATGGAAGGTTATGAGTTATGTTCGCTTCTCCGCCAAACTACCGATGTGCCAATCGTATTTTTAACCTGCAAAGATACCGAAATTGATAAAGTCGTAGGTTTAAGCGTCGGCGCTGACGACTATGTCAGCAAGCCGTTCAGCCCTGTCGAATTGATGGCCCGTATTAAAGCCCAGCTGCGCCGCAACCGGATCGTGCAAAGCCGGGATGAAGATACGCCCGCAGAAATGCTTGCCTCGGCTCATGTGCGCCTGTCGGTCCGGACGCATGAAGCGTTTGCCGACGGCAACCGGCTTGATCTTTCCGCCAAAGAATTCCAGCTGCTGTCTTATATGATGCTTCACGCCAAACAGGTGCTGACCGCCGAGCGTTTGCTCACCTCCGTCTGGGGTTACGAAAATACGCTTGATACGAAAACACTCCAGGTACATATTGGCCATCTCCGCAAAAAAATTGAGCCCGATCCGGCAAATCCGAAGCGCATCGTAACGATTCGGGGCTTCGGGTACAAATTCGATGAAGCCGTTCGTCCGATTTAG
- a CDS encoding sensor histidine kinase — MKPFVRFRRGGGAPKTFALQLLLTLLASSLAPLLLLSVFGGQTIRSQLQRSSDMSVEHAESNYINLYQQNIEKQVQSIDYELRKVENAVLVAKAMAEAVFSIHNHTAVEPVALQYDPFKRTFLDTGPDEQGKISIRSDTAAAKPPPELIYDLTKSRALFPLFQSETARNPNIVSMYYIHPQSGSYHFPVYDGPPDPVQRKINKLTTYSFYTDALLVPPEANQVVWTKPYFDITPRGWMFTATTPVYDENKTLKGVVAADVTITNFIGNVVDINFNGQDGYALLLDTGYNLIAAQQHGIAQINQMNLSAVFGNAGASRSLNYRRLELNGEQKAVFSRSISSTQWTLGYVISEKKLLEPVNAATRELSRQTERKLVVQLAWLSALAVFLSIGLAFFLRKRITKPVDALSDAFARMGEGKLTAKPSDTHVMEFDRLLDSFSQMANKIRELMEQQSRLNAELEWKVQQRTIELREMNAELELRVNELLRLEQWRKELFMNISHDLKTPITLIQGYIEAISDGTIPEQQTGIFLQRIYDGIQAITVFARNLNELSLLESRQIYADMAPLRAGGLFQATAVKWAPYMELENRPFHIEEMAEDNFIVGDAHLLGRLLDNLIENALKYTAAQLPVTFRSERSGDMILFSVIDSGPGIPQEAVPYVFTSFYRVDKSRNSNTPGSGLGLAIAKEIAGMHGGSISLQVRENAGCCFTLALPLMKEPEALIRPELPPAQ; from the coding sequence ATGAAGCCGTTCGTCCGATTTAGGCGGGGCGGCGGCGCGCCAAAAACATTTGCCCTGCAGCTGCTGCTGACCCTGCTTGCCAGCTCTCTCGCGCCGCTGCTTCTCTTGTCCGTATTTGGCGGCCAGACGATTCGCAGCCAGCTTCAACGTTCCAGCGATATGAGCGTAGAACATGCGGAAAGCAATTATATTAACCTGTACCAGCAAAACATTGAAAAGCAGGTTCAAAGTATTGATTACGAGCTTCGCAAAGTGGAGAACGCCGTTCTTGTCGCCAAGGCTATGGCCGAAGCTGTTTTTTCCATCCATAACCATACCGCTGTCGAACCCGTTGCTTTACAGTATGACCCTTTCAAACGAACTTTTTTGGATACCGGACCCGACGAGCAGGGCAAAATCAGCATCCGCTCCGACACCGCTGCCGCCAAGCCGCCGCCGGAGCTCATTTACGATTTGACGAAGAGCCGGGCTTTATTCCCCCTGTTCCAATCAGAAACGGCCCGCAACCCTAACATCGTTTCGATGTACTACATTCATCCGCAATCCGGTTCTTATCACTTTCCCGTATATGACGGGCCGCCCGATCCGGTTCAGCGGAAAATAAACAAGCTGACGACCTATTCCTTTTATACCGACGCGCTGCTTGTTCCGCCTGAAGCCAATCAGGTCGTATGGACCAAGCCGTATTTCGACATTACCCCAAGAGGCTGGATGTTTACAGCTACAACGCCGGTGTATGACGAGAACAAAACACTGAAAGGCGTGGTAGCGGCGGATGTTACGATTACCAATTTTATCGGGAATGTGGTGGATATTAACTTCAACGGGCAAGATGGCTATGCGCTGCTTCTTGACACCGGCTACAACCTGATCGCAGCCCAGCAGCATGGAATCGCACAAATCAATCAAATGAATTTATCCGCCGTATTCGGGAACGCCGGCGCCAGCCGCTCTTTAAACTACCGCAGGCTGGAGCTGAACGGGGAGCAAAAGGCCGTCTTCAGCCGAAGCATCTCCTCGACCCAGTGGACGCTCGGGTATGTCATATCCGAAAAAAAACTGCTTGAACCGGTGAATGCGGCAACCCGGGAGCTTAGCAGGCAAACTGAAAGGAAGCTGGTCGTCCAGCTTGCGTGGCTCAGTGCACTCGCAGTCTTTTTAAGTATCGGCCTTGCTTTTTTTCTGCGGAAACGGATTACGAAACCTGTAGATGCACTTTCGGACGCCTTTGCCAGGATGGGGGAAGGGAAGCTGACAGCCAAACCAAGCGATACGCATGTGATGGAATTTGACCGGCTGCTCGATTCCTTCAGCCAAATGGCGAATAAAATCCGCGAATTAATGGAGCAGCAGTCCCGCTTAAATGCGGAGCTGGAGTGGAAGGTGCAGCAGCGGACGATAGAGCTGCGAGAGATGAATGCGGAGCTGGAACTGCGGGTGAACGAGCTGCTGCGGCTCGAGCAGTGGCGCAAAGAGCTGTTCATGAACATCTCGCATGATTTGAAGACGCCGATTACCTTGATTCAAGGTTATATTGAAGCGATTAGCGACGGCACGATACCCGAGCAGCAAACCGGCATCTTTTTGCAGCGCATTTATGACGGCATCCAGGCGATTACCGTTTTTGCCCGTAATTTAAATGAACTGAGCTTGCTGGAGTCGCGGCAAATCTATGCGGATATGGCTCCTTTGCGCGCCGGCGGCTTGTTTCAGGCGACAGCTGTAAAATGGGCGCCTTATATGGAACTGGAGAATCGCCCGTTTCATATCGAAGAGATGGCTGAAGACAACTTTATCGTTGGCGACGCCCATCTGCTGGGCCGGCTGTTGGACAATTTAATCGAAAATGCGCTGAAATATACGGCGGCGCAGCTGCCCGTCACTTTCCGGAGCGAACGGTCAGGCGATATGATACTGTTCAGCGTCATAGACTCCGGCCCCGGCATCCCGCAGGAGGCTGTGCCTTATGTGTTTACCTCCTTTTACCGGGTAGATAAATCCCGCAACAGCAACACTCCCGGCAGCGGGCTTGGGCTCGCCATCGCCAAAGAAATTGCCGGCATGCATGGCGGCAGCATCAGCCTGCAGGTGCGCGAGAATGCCGGTTGCTGCTTTACGCTGGCGCTTCCGTTAATGAAAGAGCCGGAAGCGCTTATCCGGCCGGAGCTGCCGCCAGCGCAATAG
- a CDS encoding TetR/AcrR family transcriptional regulator, producing the protein MSKKKVSAASTDMRVRRTHKLLWEALLALLKDHAYESITVQEICDKAMIHRTTFYNHFEDKDHLLQYGLTEIENLFGQKTARERLLYPIQTTEAIINDNNLISLMSCESNGVVSQLMYKHGLEGIKKDLKEMESEGVKFPLPLDIIAAFYSGARIALAAWWIENGRRESAAQIDDYLRLLTNQKLFELGEKPLN; encoded by the coding sequence ATGTCGAAAAAAAAGGTATCAGCCGCCTCAACGGATATGAGGGTGCGGCGTACGCATAAGCTTTTATGGGAAGCTTTGCTTGCATTGTTAAAGGATCATGCTTATGAGTCGATAACGGTCCAGGAAATTTGCGACAAGGCGATGATTCATCGAACGACTTTTTACAATCATTTCGAGGATAAAGACCATCTTCTCCAATATGGGTTAACCGAGATTGAAAACTTGTTTGGCCAAAAAACGGCCCGGGAACGATTGCTTTATCCGATTCAAACGACGGAAGCCATTATTAACGATAACAATCTGATTTCTCTAATGTCATGCGAATCGAACGGAGTAGTCTCCCAGCTTATGTATAAGCACGGCCTGGAAGGCATCAAGAAAGACCTGAAGGAGATGGAGAGCGAGGGCGTTAAATTCCCTCTCCCGCTGGATATTATCGCGGCCTTCTACTCCGGGGCGAGAATCGCTTTGGCCGCCTGGTGGATCGAGAACGGGCGCCGGGAATCCGCCGCGCAGATTGACGATTATTTGCGGCTGTTGACCAACCAGAAGCTGTTCGAACTGGGCGAAAAGCCGCTAAACTGA
- a CDS encoding YitT family protein, with protein sequence MAKAHKKLSFLEIVKRILFITIGAVMMGVALELFLVNNSVIDGGVTGISIMLSHLTGMSYGIFIVILNLPFLVLGFKQIGKTFVFSTLYGIVIMSITTQILHHHAPFTEEKLLAVLFGGMILGAGVGLVMRFGGSLDGTEIVAILLSKKTNMSVGQIVMIINVFIFIAAGFVFKWDSAMYSMITYYIAIKLIDIVVDGLEESKSVMIISNEYEEISDTINSRLGRSTTFIMARGGYSREETQVIYCVVTRVELAKLKSLVHDVDPRAFLSIQSVSDVHGSNFAKKDIH encoded by the coding sequence ATGGCAAAAGCGCATAAAAAATTATCGTTTCTCGAAATTGTAAAACGCATTTTGTTTATTACAATCGGAGCGGTGATGATGGGCGTGGCTCTTGAGCTGTTCCTGGTAAACAACTCCGTTATCGACGGCGGGGTTACCGGCATATCCATCATGCTCTCGCATTTGACAGGCATGTCCTATGGCATCTTCATTGTCATTCTGAATTTACCGTTTCTGGTCTTGGGGTTTAAGCAAATAGGCAAAACATTCGTATTTTCGACGCTGTACGGCATTGTGATCATGTCCATTACCACTCAAATTCTCCATCATCATGCTCCGTTTACGGAGGAAAAGCTGCTGGCGGTGCTGTTTGGCGGCATGATTCTCGGCGCAGGCGTCGGTCTCGTAATGCGTTTCGGGGGAAGCTTGGACGGCACGGAAATCGTGGCGATTCTGCTCTCCAAAAAAACAAACATGTCCGTCGGACAAATTGTCATGATTATCAACGTCTTTATTTTTATTGCCGCAGGTTTTGTATTTAAATGGGATTCGGCGATGTACTCGATGATTACTTATTATATCGCCATCAAGCTGATTGATATTGTCGTGGACGGCTTGGAGGAATCCAAATCGGTGATGATCATTTCCAACGAATACGAGGAAATTTCCGATACGATCAACTCCCGTTTGGGCAGAAGCACGACCTTTATTATGGCGAGAGGCGGCTACTCCCGCGAGGAAACGCAAGTTATTTATTGCGTTGTGACGAGGGTGGAGCTGGCCAAGCTGAAATCGCTGGTCCATGATGTAGACCCGAGAGCTTTCTTGTCCATCCAAAGCGTATCCGACGTGCATGGCAGCAATTTTGCGAAAAAAGACATCCATTAA
- the serS gene encoding serine--tRNA ligase has product MLEMKWIRENADKVQQAANDKRMEFDVYELVETDSLTRRLQQETEALRQARNTLSQAVGLAIHQGIEAEADAAKAKVALVNEQLAVLEQEFAAAEARRSRLLQRVPNIVSEDTPAGASDADNVEIRKVGALPEWGFLPKSHIELGELHDMIDFRRGVKTAGTRSYYLKGMAALLHRAVQQLALDLLLDKGFTPLEVPLMVREDTLVHAGFLPLGEDQVYRIAGEDRWLVGTSEAPLANYYAGEVIDAARPVKLAAASSCFRSEVGSAGRDTQGLYRVHQFAKVEQVVICKADYAVSDLLLHEITSNAEQLLQLLELPYRVMAVCTGDMSQKTYKQYDIETWMPSRGSYGETHSSSNLGDFQARRSNIRYRGADGKLRYCHTLNNTAVASPRILIPLLENHQQADGSIRIPAALQPYMRGAERIVPPGQEETNG; this is encoded by the coding sequence ATGTTGGAGATGAAGTGGATCAGAGAAAATGCAGATAAGGTGCAGCAGGCTGCGAATGACAAACGGATGGAGTTCGACGTTTATGAGCTGGTAGAGACGGACAGTTTGACGCGCAGACTGCAGCAGGAAACCGAAGCGCTGCGGCAGGCGAGAAATACGCTATCGCAAGCAGTCGGGCTCGCTATTCATCAAGGGATCGAGGCGGAAGCCGACGCGGCCAAAGCCAAGGTTGCCTTGGTCAACGAACAGCTGGCCGTTCTGGAACAGGAATTCGCGGCTGCGGAAGCACGCCGCAGCCGCCTGCTGCAGCGCGTGCCTAATATCGTATCGGAGGATACGCCGGCCGGGGCATCGGATGCTGACAATGTTGAGATCCGGAAAGTTGGCGCCTTGCCGGAATGGGGCTTCCTGCCTAAAAGCCATATCGAGCTTGGCGAGCTGCATGATATGATCGATTTCCGCCGCGGCGTCAAAACAGCCGGCACCCGGAGCTATTATTTGAAGGGAATGGCGGCTCTGCTGCACCGCGCGGTGCAGCAGCTTGCTTTGGACCTGCTGCTGGACAAAGGATTTACTCCGCTGGAGGTTCCGCTTATGGTGCGCGAGGACACGCTTGTCCATGCCGGTTTTTTACCGCTCGGCGAAGACCAGGTCTACCGCATCGCCGGCGAGGACCGCTGGCTTGTCGGCACCTCGGAAGCTCCGCTTGCCAATTATTACGCCGGTGAAGTCATTGACGCGGCCCGGCCGGTGAAGCTCGCGGCCGCCTCGTCATGCTTCCGGAGCGAAGTTGGTTCGGCGGGGCGGGATACGCAAGGACTGTACCGCGTCCACCAGTTCGCCAAGGTGGAGCAGGTCGTCATATGCAAAGCCGACTATGCCGTTTCGGACCTGCTGCTTCATGAAATAACAAGCAATGCCGAGCAGCTGCTGCAGCTGCTCGAACTCCCTTACCGGGTGATGGCCGTTTGTACCGGCGATATGTCGCAAAAAACGTACAAACAATACGACATTGAAACCTGGATGCCCAGCCGCGGCAGCTACGGCGAGACGCATTCGTCGTCGAATCTCGGCGACTTTCAAGCCCGCCGCTCGAACATCCGTTACCGCGGCGCGGACGGCAAGCTGCGATACTGCCATACGCTTAACAACACGGCGGTTGCTTCGCCCCGCATCTTAATTCCGCTGCTTGAAAATCACCAGCAGGCGGATGGCTCGATCCGTATTCCCGCCGCTCTCCAGCCTTACATGCGCGGTGCGGAGCGCATCGTGCCGCCCGGCCAAGAAGAAACAAACGGCTGA
- the efeO gene encoding iron uptake system protein EfeO, with product MRTNLKWAAAAIACSVVFTGCSSNNNNSGNANAAQTAAPSADASAPAESVNWTPIIDAYRQYSIGQADTLITETDKFVTAVKSGDMDTAKKLYAPTRMYYERIEPIAEALGDLDPDIDARENDVDAADWRGFHRIEQGLWVNNTTADVTDFADRLLDDTKKLRALMETVDIEPSLLVTGAVGLLNEVSSSKVTGEEERYSHTDLYDFAANVEGAQKIYELLKDDLNKKDADLESKIGTSFDNLNKALDTYKNGDGYVSYTDLKEEDTKKLSQLIDALAEPLSQMGVILGAE from the coding sequence ATGAGAACGAACTTGAAATGGGCTGCTGCAGCAATTGCTTGCAGCGTTGTATTTACCGGATGCAGTTCCAATAACAATAATAGCGGCAATGCCAATGCAGCGCAGACAGCTGCGCCTTCCGCTGACGCGTCCGCGCCGGCGGAAAGCGTGAACTGGACGCCGATTATTGACGCATACCGCCAGTATTCGATCGGCCAGGCGGATACGCTCATTACGGAAACCGACAAATTTGTAACGGCGGTCAAATCAGGCGATATGGATACAGCCAAAAAGCTGTATGCACCTACACGCATGTATTACGAGCGGATTGAACCGATTGCTGAAGCGCTTGGCGACTTGGACCCGGATATCGACGCCCGTGAAAACGATGTAGACGCAGCTGACTGGCGCGGATTCCATCGCATCGAGCAAGGGTTGTGGGTCAATAACACAACGGCGGATGTGACGGATTTCGCGGATCGCCTTCTGGACGATACGAAGAAACTTCGCGCGTTGATGGAAACGGTCGACATTGAGCCTTCTTTGCTTGTGACCGGCGCAGTCGGCTTGCTGAACGAAGTATCCTCCTCCAAAGTAACGGGCGAAGAGGAACGTTACTCCCACACGGATTTGTATGATTTTGCTGCAAACGTGGAAGGCGCGCAAAAAATTTACGAGCTGCTGAAGGACGATTTGAACAAAAAAGATGCGGATCTGGAAAGCAAAATCGGAACCAGCTTCGATAATCTAAACAAAGCGCTCGACACTTATAAGAATGGGGACGGCTACGTTTCCTACACGGATCTGAAAGAAGAAGACACTAAAAAATTAAGCCAGCTGATTGACGCTCTGGCCGAACCGTTGTCGCAAATGGGAGTTATTTTGGGGGCGGAGTAA
- the tynA gene encoding primary-amine oxidase (catalyzes the formation of phenylacetaldehyde from 2-phenylethylamine), with product MNKKKIIVPLVAAALIVGSTGIGYGALGVNKLSAAEVAAIVYHPLNPLTPGEMEKAAQIVKKAKGSSLYFAELKLEEPDKAAVWNWEFSGDGKHLPRKATFTAVLNDKPYEGIVDLDKGTLADWKAVTVGWPLYTEFGQTGDIVKKDPNAVAALKKHGLTDLSQIRFSDGPLGDYGPELTPPGSRLAMSVPKPAIKNAANSFAHPMDGLAFLVDLNAKKVLKIYDYANPPVPTDPNDYTKVVKSKRTDELKPLIISQPQGASFNVKGNMVDWQNWNFHFRLDPRVGPIVSTVTYDDGGNKRKIMYEGYLGGMMVPYGDPDPAWLYKIFMDAGEYGVGMSTRSLNIGSDVPKNATLFDAAVNDTEGKASVIKNAFAVFERYADPEWSHNGEARERRELVFRSIATIGNYDYVLDWVFLQNGSIKLMVGATGLAQVKAVDTKTMHDKTAATDTRNGTLVDANIVAPTHQHIFNFRLDLDIDGETNSVGEIMPKAESVQNPEFARSEMLMLQKTYKKEQDAIQKFDPDKIVLITSKGTENKQGYATGYQVIPYAGGTHPFMEEPLFTKTDYVLKRAEFIKDHIWVTPYKKDEQYSEGKYTAHNKDTGLGLWTQQNRSIENTDTVVWLTTGTTHVMRAEEFPIMPTEWVTAMIKPWNFFNETPTLDLNKPAS from the coding sequence ATGAACAAGAAAAAAATTATTGTTCCGTTAGTTGCGGCGGCGCTTATTGTGGGCTCGACCGGCATCGGTTACGGCGCGTTGGGCGTAAACAAGCTGAGCGCGGCGGAAGTTGCAGCTATCGTGTACCACCCGTTAAATCCGCTGACGCCGGGTGAAATGGAGAAGGCTGCGCAAATTGTGAAAAAGGCGAAAGGCTCGAGCCTTTATTTTGCCGAGCTGAAGCTGGAAGAGCCGGACAAGGCGGCGGTCTGGAATTGGGAATTTTCGGGTGACGGCAAACATTTGCCGAGAAAAGCCACTTTTACCGCAGTTTTAAACGACAAGCCGTATGAGGGAATTGTTGATTTGGACAAAGGAACATTAGCCGATTGGAAAGCGGTGACGGTTGGCTGGCCGCTATATACCGAATTCGGGCAAACCGGCGATATTGTTAAAAAAGACCCAAATGCCGTCGCCGCGCTGAAAAAGCATGGCTTGACCGATCTGAGCCAGATCCGGTTCAGCGACGGCCCGCTTGGCGATTACGGCCCCGAACTGACGCCTCCGGGTTCCCGCCTTGCCATGTCTGTGCCAAAGCCGGCCATCAAGAACGCCGCGAATTCTTTCGCCCATCCGATGGACGGACTCGCGTTCCTGGTCGACTTGAATGCCAAGAAAGTGCTTAAAATTTACGATTACGCCAATCCGCCGGTGCCAACGGATCCTAACGATTACACGAAGGTCGTCAAATCCAAACGGACGGATGAGCTGAAGCCGCTTATTATTTCCCAGCCGCAAGGCGCCAGCTTTAATGTAAAGGGCAATATGGTGGATTGGCAGAACTGGAACTTCCACTTCCGCCTTGATCCGCGCGTAGGCCCGATTGTATCGACGGTTACGTACGATGACGGCGGCAATAAACGTAAAATTATGTATGAAGGGTACTTGGGCGGCATGATGGTGCCTTACGGCGATCCGGATCCGGCCTGGCTGTACAAAATTTTTATGGATGCCGGCGAATACGGCGTTGGAATGTCCACGCGTTCGCTTAACATCGGCTCCGATGTGCCGAAAAATGCGACGCTGTTCGATGCCGCAGTTAATGACACGGAAGGGAAAGCGAGTGTAATCAAAAATGCATTTGCTGTATTTGAACGGTACGCCGACCCGGAATGGTCGCACAATGGTGAAGCGCGCGAACGCCGCGAGCTTGTTTTCCGCTCGATCGCAACGATCGGCAACTACGATTACGTGCTGGATTGGGTATTCCTCCAAAACGGCTCAATCAAGCTGATGGTTGGCGCAACCGGCCTTGCGCAAGTGAAAGCCGTAGATACCAAAACGATGCACGACAAGACGGCTGCAACAGATACGCGCAACGGCACGCTGGTAGACGCCAACATCGTGGCACCGACGCATCAGCATATTTTCAACTTCCGGCTTGACCTCGATATCGACGGCGAGACGAATTCGGTCGGCGAAATTATGCCGAAAGCGGAAAGTGTGCAAAATCCGGAGTTTGCGCGGAGTGAAATGCTGATGCTCCAAAAAACGTATAAAAAAGAACAGGACGCGATCCAGAAGTTCGACCCGGACAAAATTGTGCTGATTACAAGCAAAGGGACGGAAAATAAACAAGGTTATGCAACCGGCTACCAGGTCATTCCGTACGCAGGCGGCACCCATCCGTTTATGGAAGAGCCGCTGTTCACGAAAACCGATTACGTGCTGAAGCGGGCTGAATTTATTAAAGATCATATTTGGGTAACGCCGTATAAAAAAGACGAACAATATTCCGAAGGCAAATATACTGCGCATAATAAAGACACTGGCCTTGGTTTATGGACGCAGCAAAACCGTTCCATCGAAAATACGGACACCGTCGTATGGCTGACGACCGGCACAACCCATGTCATGCGGGCGGAGGAGTTCCCGATTATGCCAACCGAATGGGTAACGGCGATGATCAAGCCGTGGAACTTTTTTAATGAGACTCCTACGCTGGATTTGAACAAACCGGCATCTTAA